CGATCTTCACCGAGACCGCGGACCAGGAGAAGGAGCACGCCAAGCGGCTGTTCAAGCTGCTCGAGGGCGGCGACGTGGAGATCAGCGGCGCCTTCCCGGCGGGGATCATCGACACGACCGCAGGCAACCTCAAGGCCTCTGCTGCCGGCGAGAACCATGAGTGGTCGTCCATGTATCCGGGCTTCGCCGAGGTCGCCGAGCAAGAGGGCTTCAAGGACATCGCGCGGATCTTCCGCTCGATCGCGGTTGCCGAGAAGCAGCATGAGAAGCGCTACCTGGCCCTGCTGGCCAATATCGAGGCCGGCAAGGTCTTCGAGAAGGACGCACCGGTCGTATGGCGCTGCCGCAACTGCGGATACCTTCACGAGGGTCCGAAGGCGCCGAAGGTATGCCCGGCCTGCGACCATCCCCAGGCACACTTTGAGCTCCTGGGCGAGAACTACTAGACGGGTGCAGAGCGCCCCGGCAAGAGCAACAGTCCCGGGCAAGCCCGGGTAATCTGACAGCGACGGAGGGAGACGCGGATGGCTGACAAACTGGAAATGTACAAGTGTGCCGACTGCGGGGCGATTGTCGAGGTCATCGTGCCCTGCGACTGCGAGTCCTGTGATATCGACTGCTGCGGCGGTGGCATGGAGCTGCTGGAAGCCAACACTGTGGATGCGGCGACAGAGAAGCATGTACCGGTCATCGAGAAGACGGCGTCGGGCTACAAGGTCAAGGTCGGCAGTGTGGCCCACCCGATGCTGGACGAGCACTACATCCAGTTCATCGAGCTGATCGCCGACGGCCGCTCCTACAAGGCCTTCCTCAACCCGGGCGACGCACCGGAGGCCGAGTTCTGCCTTGAGGCAAGCGCCGTGACGGCTCGGGAGCACTGCAATCTGCATGGGCTCTGGGAGGCGAGCGCCGAATGATCAGCGCCAAGATGCAGGACGCCTTCAACGAGCAGATCAACAAGGAGCTGTACTCGGAGT
The nucleotide sequence above comes from Armatimonadia bacterium. Encoded proteins:
- the rbr gene encoding rubrerythrin — translated: MALKGSQTEKNILTAFAGESQARNRYTYAASKAKAEGYEQICAIFTETADQEKEHAKRLFKLLEGGDVEISGAFPAGIIDTTAGNLKASAAGENHEWSSMYPGFAEVAEQEGFKDIARIFRSIAVAEKQHEKRYLALLANIEAGKVFEKDAPVVWRCRNCGYLHEGPKAPKVCPACDHPQAHFELLGENY
- a CDS encoding desulfoferrodoxin, whose translation is MADKLEMYKCADCGAIVEVIVPCDCESCDIDCCGGGMELLEANTVDAATEKHVPVIEKTASGYKVKVGSVAHPMLDEHYIQFIELIADGRSYKAFLNPGDAPEAEFCLEASAVTAREHCNLHGLWEASAE